Proteins from a genomic interval of Kitasatospora kifunensis:
- a CDS encoding acetate kinase, whose protein sequence is MTEATRVLVLNAGSSSVKYQLIEMVDGERLAAGLVEKIGEHGGRLVHTPRSGLKRETAQPFPDHSAALKAVAEELAADGLGLDSPELAAIGHRVVHGGKRFTAPTEITDEVLTEIRRLVPVAPLHNPANIIGIEVARALRPDLPQVAVFDTAFHTTIPEYAARYAIDRAVADQHRVRRYGFHGTSHQYVARATAQLLGRDPAELNVIVLHLGNGASASAVAGGVCVDTSMGLTPLEGLVMGTRSGDIDAGVVFHLHRVGGLSIDEIDDLLNRRSGLLGLCGDNDMREIMRRAEAGDEQAELAFKAYVHRLRKYIGGYYAVLGRVDAIAFTAGVGENAAPVRAAAAEGLAELGIAVDPELNSIRSGQARVISPEYARVAVAVVPTDEELEIAQQAYALVHKGW, encoded by the coding sequence ATGACCGAGGCGACCCGGGTCCTGGTGCTCAACGCCGGCTCCTCGTCGGTCAAGTACCAGCTGATCGAGATGGTGGACGGCGAGCGGCTGGCGGCCGGGCTGGTGGAGAAGATCGGCGAACACGGCGGCCGGCTGGTGCACACCCCGCGCAGCGGCCTGAAGCGCGAGACGGCGCAGCCGTTCCCGGACCACTCGGCCGCGCTCAAGGCGGTGGCCGAGGAACTGGCCGCCGACGGTCTTGGCCTGGACTCCCCCGAACTGGCCGCCATCGGGCACCGGGTGGTGCACGGCGGCAAGCGGTTCACCGCGCCGACCGAGATCACCGACGAGGTGCTCACCGAGATCCGCCGCCTGGTGCCGGTGGCGCCGCTGCACAACCCGGCCAACATCATCGGCATCGAGGTGGCCCGGGCGCTGCGCCCCGACCTGCCGCAGGTCGCGGTCTTCGACACCGCCTTCCACACCACGATCCCCGAGTACGCGGCCCGCTACGCGATCGACCGTGCGGTGGCGGACCAGCACCGGGTGCGCCGCTACGGCTTCCACGGCACCTCGCACCAGTACGTCGCCCGGGCCACCGCGCAGCTGCTCGGCCGCGATCCGGCCGAGCTCAACGTGATCGTGCTGCACCTGGGCAACGGGGCCTCGGCCTCGGCGGTGGCCGGCGGGGTCTGCGTGGACACCTCGATGGGCCTGACCCCGCTGGAGGGCCTGGTGATGGGCACCCGCTCGGGTGACATCGACGCGGGCGTGGTCTTCCACCTGCACCGGGTCGGCGGCCTGTCGATCGACGAGATCGACGACCTGCTCAACCGCCGCAGCGGCCTGCTCGGGCTGTGCGGCGACAACGACATGCGCGAGATCATGCGCCGCGCCGAGGCGGGGGACGAGCAGGCCGAGCTGGCCTTCAAGGCCTACGTCCACCGGCTGCGCAAGTACATCGGCGGCTACTACGCGGTGCTCGGACGGGTGGACGCGATCGCCTTCACGGCCGGGGTCGGCGAGAACGCGGCACCGGTGCGCGCGGCGGCGGCCGAGGGACTGGCGGAGCTGGGCATCGCCGTGGACCCCGAGCTGAACTCGATCCGCTCGGGGCAGGCCCGGGTGATCTCGCCCGAGTACGCGCGGGTCGCGGTGGCCGTGGTGCCCACGGACGAGGAGCTGGAGATCGCGCAACAGGCATACGCACTGGTCCACAAGGGGTGGTGA
- the pyk gene encoding pyruvate kinase has protein sequence MRRAKIVCTLGPATDSYEQLKAIVEAGMNVARLNMSHGSHAEHEERYLKVRQVSEDTGRTIGVLADLQGPKIRLATFANGPVTVDNGDTFTITTEDVPGDQHICGTTYKGLPGDVKPGDPILINDGVIALEVVSVDGPRVKTVVVEGGVLSNNKGINLPGAAVNVPALSEKDKDDLRFALRLGVDMVALSFVRNAADIDDVHKVMDEVGIRVPVIAKIEKPQAVEAMEEIVLAFDAIMVARGDLAVEYPLEKVPLVQKKLITLARRNAKPVIVATQMMESMIHASRPTRAEVSDVANAILDGTDAVMLSAESSVGKFPVETVKTMSRIAEQAEEELLAQGLQPLNPGRKPRTQGGSVARAACELGDFLNAKALVAFTKSGDTARRLSRYRSPIPVIAFTPDAATRNQLSLSWGVEAYVTEQVATTDEMVLQVDRELLSMKRLAEGETAIVTAGSPPGVPGNTNMVQVHHLGSRNAK, from the coding sequence ATGCGCCGAGCGAAAATTGTCTGCACCCTGGGTCCGGCCACGGACTCCTACGAACAGCTGAAGGCCATCGTCGAGGCGGGCATGAACGTCGCCCGACTGAACATGAGCCACGGCTCCCACGCGGAGCACGAGGAGCGATACCTCAAGGTCCGCCAGGTCTCCGAGGACACCGGTCGCACCATCGGTGTCCTGGCCGACCTGCAGGGCCCCAAGATCCGGCTGGCGACCTTCGCCAACGGACCGGTGACCGTTGACAACGGCGACACGTTCACCATCACCACCGAAGACGTCCCCGGTGACCAGCACATCTGCGGCACCACCTACAAGGGCCTGCCCGGCGACGTGAAGCCGGGCGACCCGATCCTGATCAACGACGGCGTCATCGCCCTGGAGGTCGTCAGCGTCGACGGCCCGCGGGTGAAGACCGTGGTGGTCGAGGGCGGGGTGCTCTCCAACAACAAGGGCATCAACCTGCCCGGCGCGGCCGTCAACGTGCCCGCCCTGTCCGAGAAGGACAAGGACGACCTGCGCTTCGCGCTGCGGCTGGGCGTCGACATGGTCGCGCTCTCCTTCGTCCGCAACGCCGCCGACATCGACGACGTCCACAAGGTGATGGACGAGGTCGGCATCCGGGTCCCGGTGATCGCCAAGATCGAGAAGCCGCAGGCCGTCGAGGCGATGGAGGAGATCGTCCTCGCCTTCGACGCGATCATGGTGGCCCGTGGCGACCTGGCCGTCGAGTACCCGCTGGAGAAGGTGCCGCTGGTCCAGAAGAAGCTGATCACGCTGGCCCGCCGCAACGCCAAGCCGGTCATCGTCGCCACCCAGATGATGGAGTCGATGATCCACGCCTCGCGCCCCACCCGCGCCGAGGTCTCCGACGTCGCCAACGCGATCCTGGACGGCACGGACGCGGTGATGCTCTCCGCCGAGTCCAGCGTCGGCAAGTTCCCGGTCGAGACGGTCAAGACCATGAGCCGGATCGCCGAGCAGGCCGAGGAGGAGCTGCTGGCCCAGGGCCTGCAGCCGCTCAACCCGGGCCGCAAGCCCCGCACCCAGGGCGGCTCGGTGGCCCGCGCGGCCTGCGAGCTGGGCGACTTCCTGAACGCCAAGGCACTGGTGGCCTTCACCAAGTCCGGTGACACCGCCCGCCGCCTGTCCCGCTACCGCTCGCCGATCCCGGTGATCGCCTTCACCCCGGACGCCGCCACCCGCAACCAGCTCTCGCTGAGCTGGGGCGTCGAGGCGTACGTGACCGAGCAGGTGGCCACCACCGACGAGATGGTGCTCCAGGTCGACCGCGAGCTGCTGTCGATGAAGCGGCTGGCCGAGGGCGAGACCGCCATCGTCACGGCCGGCTCGCCCCCCGGCGTGCCGGGCAACACCAACATGGTGCAGGTGCACCACCTGGGTTCGCGCAACGCCAAGTGA
- a CDS encoding DUF6114 domain-containing protein, with amino-acid sequence MTSATAPSWPDGAGLFTRLRLRFRVWRRTRPFWGGLLSAFAGFPILYFPYAHLQLGDLTMAMATTGGAGSLVIGLLMMALGVSSWFQPASRVFCGIAVTILALISIPVSNLGGFAMGLILGLIGGGLLCAWAPLKEPKAAVAAAVPEQATAEFTAEPAAVEQTVQLPEQSGATEQAGEAK; translated from the coding sequence GTGACCAGCGCAACTGCCCCCTCTTGGCCCGACGGCGCGGGCCTCTTCACCCGGCTCCGGCTCCGGTTCCGCGTCTGGCGCCGCACCCGGCCGTTCTGGGGCGGTCTGCTGTCCGCCTTCGCGGGCTTTCCGATCCTCTACTTCCCCTACGCCCACCTGCAGTTGGGCGACCTCACGATGGCGATGGCCACCACGGGCGGTGCCGGCTCACTGGTGATCGGGCTGCTGATGATGGCGCTCGGGGTCTCCTCCTGGTTCCAGCCGGCCAGCAGAGTGTTCTGCGGGATCGCGGTCACGATCCTGGCACTGATCTCGATCCCGGTCTCCAACCTCGGCGGCTTCGCGATGGGCCTGATCCTGGGCCTGATCGGTGGCGGCCTGCTCTGCGCCTGGGCACCGCTCAAGGAGCCGAAGGCCGCCGTCGCCGCGGCTGTCCCCGAGCAGGCCACCGCTGAGTTCACCGCGGAGCCCGCCGCCGTCGAGCAGACCGTGCAGCTCCCCGAGCAGTCCGGCGCGACCGAGCAGGCGGGAGAAGCGAAGTGA
- a CDS encoding DUF6230 family protein, whose protein sequence is MSQTYGKTRWKRFALVMVPSIAATAVVGVSIAQSALAASFSVSGQEFTVTTSHLRGTNFAQFGSVDVGSDKSPHVIAVSAFDHATIHDLCQSVVTDIPLLGKYTLVLHAGGAAEQNPSDDPSVTDPSTDSGQVQATNLLIDLDKLNADATFTNINIGQDASTLQGSATKGWKDARGNGLPTGTSGFAQSAPNAALHNVLQTAWATSAGTFKLPGLNLNIEQGDQTCKASS, encoded by the coding sequence ATGTCCCAGACTTACGGCAAGACCCGCTGGAAGCGCTTCGCCCTGGTGATGGTGCCCAGCATCGCCGCCACCGCTGTGGTCGGCGTCAGCATCGCGCAGAGCGCGCTGGCGGCCTCGTTCAGCGTGTCGGGCCAGGAGTTCACGGTTACCACCAGCCACCTGCGTGGCACCAACTTCGCCCAGTTCGGCTCCGTGGACGTGGGCTCCGACAAGAGCCCCCACGTGATCGCGGTCTCCGCCTTCGACCACGCCACCATCCACGACCTGTGCCAGTCCGTCGTCACGGACATCCCGCTGCTGGGCAAGTACACCCTGGTGCTGCACGCCGGTGGGGCTGCTGAGCAGAACCCGTCGGACGACCCGTCGGTGACTGACCCGTCGACCGACTCCGGCCAGGTCCAGGCCACGAACCTGCTGATCGACCTGGACAAGCTCAACGCCGACGCGACGTTCACAAACATCAACATCGGCCAGGACGCCTCCACCCTGCAGGGCAGCGCCACCAAGGGCTGGAAGGACGCCCGGGGCAACGGCCTGCCGACGGGTACGTCAGGCTTCGCGCAGTCCGCTCCCAACGCCGCGCTGCACAACGTCCTGCAGACCGCCTGGGCCACCTCGGCGGGCACCTTCAAGCTCCCGGGCCTGAACCTCAACATCGAGCAGGGCGACCAGACCTGCAAGGCCAGCTCCTGA
- the trxA gene encoding thioredoxin — protein sequence MQPRNTHLNSSALRGAVDLAAVKAAGEAAQKAEQARAERARQVAAAEAAGVAAPSVGYQLVIDVSEETFEEEVVQRSTEVPVVVDFWAEWCGPCKQLSPILERLAEEYAGRIVLAKIDVDQNQLIAQQFGIQSIPAVMAVVAGQLVPLFQGAENEANVRKVLDQLIAVAEQKFGIVGGAAALPGGEGGALPGLPEDPALAAAHEALDRGDLSGAVQAYQNVLADQPGNLEAQLGLAQAQLLRRVQDMDPQAVRAAAANDPKDVQAQLAAADLDLVGGHVEDAFGRLVDTVGRTAGGDRDAARVRLLELFEVIGADDPRVTAARSALARVLF from the coding sequence ATGCAGCCACGGAACACGCATCTGAACAGCTCCGCCCTGCGCGGTGCGGTCGACCTCGCCGCGGTGAAGGCGGCAGGCGAGGCCGCGCAGAAGGCCGAGCAGGCCCGCGCCGAACGCGCCCGGCAGGTCGCCGCCGCCGAGGCCGCCGGAGTGGCGGCGCCGAGCGTCGGCTACCAGCTCGTCATCGACGTCAGCGAGGAGACCTTCGAGGAGGAGGTCGTCCAGCGCTCCACCGAAGTGCCGGTGGTGGTGGACTTCTGGGCCGAGTGGTGCGGCCCCTGCAAGCAGCTGAGCCCGATCCTGGAGCGCCTGGCCGAGGAGTACGCCGGCCGGATCGTGCTGGCCAAGATCGACGTCGACCAGAACCAGCTGATCGCCCAGCAGTTCGGCATCCAGAGCATCCCGGCCGTGATGGCCGTGGTGGCCGGCCAGCTGGTGCCGCTCTTCCAGGGCGCCGAGAACGAGGCCAACGTCCGCAAGGTGCTCGACCAGCTGATCGCGGTGGCCGAGCAGAAGTTCGGCATCGTCGGCGGTGCGGCCGCGCTGCCCGGCGGCGAGGGCGGCGCGTTGCCCGGCCTGCCCGAGGACCCGGCGCTGGCCGCCGCGCACGAGGCGCTGGACCGCGGCGACCTGAGCGGTGCGGTGCAGGCCTACCAGAACGTGCTGGCCGACCAGCCGGGCAACCTGGAGGCCCAGCTCGGCCTGGCCCAGGCCCAGTTGCTGCGCCGGGTGCAGGACATGGACCCGCAGGCGGTGCGCGCCGCCGCCGCGAACGACCCCAAGGACGTCCAGGCCCAGCTGGCCGCGGCGGACCTGGATCTGGTGGGCGGCCACGTCGAGGACGCCTTCGGGCGCCTGGTGGACACCGTCGGTCGTACGGCGGGCGGTGACCGGGACGCCGCCCGGGTGCGACTGCTGGAGCTGTTCGAGGTGATCGGCGCGGACGATCCGCGGGTCACCGCGGCCCGCTCGGCGCTGGCCCGGGTGCTCTTCTGA
- a CDS encoding TetR/AcrR family transcriptional regulator translates to MAPTQQPAPPRAKGRPRSATADQAILDATREALAELGWGGLTMGHVAIRAGVAKTTLYRRWPSKNELVVDAVASLFDQLEMTDRGSLQADIEDVVTQFATVLARPESQASLLALFAEGSRDPQLRRRIREHIVDPQKRLVHQGLAHALARGELAADSDPLAAAEEIDIIFDTIAGAVEHRMLVIGGPITPQWIRRFTDLLLNPGLYQGR, encoded by the coding sequence GTGGCCCCCACCCAGCAGCCGGCCCCGCCCCGCGCGAAAGGGCGCCCCCGCAGCGCCACCGCGGACCAGGCGATCCTCGACGCCACCCGGGAGGCCCTGGCCGAACTCGGCTGGGGCGGGCTCACCATGGGCCACGTCGCGATCCGGGCCGGCGTCGCCAAGACCACCCTGTACCGCCGCTGGCCGTCCAAGAACGAGCTGGTGGTGGACGCCGTCGCCAGCCTCTTCGACCAGCTGGAGATGACCGACCGGGGCAGCCTGCAGGCCGACATCGAGGACGTGGTGACCCAGTTCGCCACCGTGCTGGCAAGACCGGAGAGCCAGGCCTCGCTGCTCGCCCTGTTCGCCGAGGGCTCCCGCGACCCGCAACTGCGCCGGCGGATCCGCGAACACATCGTCGACCCGCAGAAGCGGCTGGTGCACCAGGGCCTGGCCCACGCGCTGGCCCGCGGCGAACTGGCCGCGGACAGCGACCCGCTGGCCGCGGCCGAGGAGATCGACATCATCTTCGACACCATCGCGGGCGCCGTCGAGCACCGGATGCTGGTGATCGGCGGCCCGATCACCCCGCAGTGGATCCGCCGCTTCACCGACCTGCTGCTCAACCCGGGTCTTTACCAAGGGCGTTGA
- a CDS encoding acyl-CoA mutase large subunit family protein, with amino-acid sequence MHAEDIERGRQRWQRRYDSAGKRAADFTTLSGETVEPVYGPPPGQDHPGFDRIGWPGEYPYTRGLHSTGYRGRPWTIRQFAGFGNAEQTNERYRMILEAGGGGLSVAFDMPTLMGHDSDDPRALGEVGHCGVAVDSAADLEVLFAGIPLGEVTCSMTISGPAVPVFCMYLVAAERQGVDPSVLNGTLQTDIFKEYIAQKEWLFAPEPHLRLIGDLLEYCTENLPDYKPVSVSGYHIREAGATAAQELAYTLADGFAYLELGRSRGLEVDVFAPGLSFFFDAHLDFFEEIAKFRAARRIWARWLRDVYGARSEKACWLRFHTQTAGVSLTAQQPYNNVVRTAVEALAAVLGGTNSLHTNALDETLALPSAQAAEIALRTQQVLLEETGVANVADPLGGSWYVEALTDRIEAQAEEIFARILAKGSPEHEIGPMTSGILRGIEEGWFTGEIAEAAFRYQQAVERGDKRVVGVNCFPQSVTAQLSILRVGHEVEREQVALLAARRSAREETAVRAELEAMLAAARDGSNLIPPMLRAVRAEATLGEICDALRGEWGSYHEPAGFWPLRTQRPW; translated from the coding sequence ATGCACGCCGAGGACATCGAGCGCGGCCGCCAGCGCTGGCAACGACGCTACGACAGCGCCGGCAAGCGGGCGGCCGACTTCACCACCCTTTCGGGTGAAACCGTCGAGCCGGTGTACGGGCCGCCGCCCGGGCAGGACCACCCGGGCTTCGACCGGATCGGCTGGCCGGGGGAGTACCCGTACACCCGCGGCCTGCACTCCACCGGCTACCGCGGCCGTCCCTGGACGATCCGTCAGTTCGCCGGTTTCGGCAACGCCGAGCAGACCAACGAGCGCTACCGGATGATCCTTGAGGCCGGCGGCGGCGGACTCTCGGTCGCCTTCGACATGCCGACCCTGATGGGCCACGACTCGGATGACCCGCGCGCGCTCGGCGAGGTGGGCCACTGCGGGGTCGCCGTCGACTCGGCCGCCGACCTGGAGGTGCTCTTCGCCGGCATCCCGCTGGGCGAGGTGACCTGCTCGATGACGATCAGCGGCCCGGCGGTGCCGGTCTTCTGCATGTACCTGGTGGCCGCCGAGCGGCAGGGCGTGGATCCGTCGGTGCTCAACGGCACGCTGCAGACCGACATCTTCAAGGAGTACATCGCGCAGAAGGAGTGGCTCTTCGCACCCGAGCCGCACCTGCGCCTGATCGGCGACCTGCTGGAGTACTGCACCGAGAACCTGCCCGACTACAAGCCCGTCTCGGTCTCCGGCTACCACATCCGCGAGGCGGGGGCGACGGCCGCGCAGGAGCTGGCCTACACGCTGGCCGACGGCTTCGCCTACCTGGAGCTGGGCCGCTCCCGGGGCCTGGAGGTGGACGTCTTCGCCCCCGGCCTGTCGTTCTTCTTCGACGCGCACCTGGACTTCTTCGAGGAGATCGCCAAGTTCCGCGCCGCCCGCCGGATCTGGGCCCGCTGGCTGCGCGACGTCTACGGCGCCCGCAGTGAGAAGGCGTGTTGGCTGCGCTTCCACACCCAGACCGCGGGCGTCTCGCTGACCGCCCAGCAGCCGTACAACAACGTGGTGCGCACCGCCGTCGAGGCGCTGGCCGCCGTGCTGGGCGGCACCAACTCGCTGCACACCAACGCCCTGGACGAGACCCTCGCACTGCCCTCCGCGCAGGCCGCCGAGATCGCGCTGCGCACCCAGCAGGTGCTGCTCGAGGAGACCGGGGTGGCCAACGTGGCCGACCCGCTGGGCGGTTCCTGGTACGTCGAGGCGCTGACCGACCGGATCGAGGCGCAGGCGGAGGAGATCTTCGCCCGGATCCTGGCCAAGGGCTCGCCCGAGCACGAGATCGGCCCGATGACCTCCGGCATCCTGCGCGGGATCGAGGAGGGCTGGTTCACCGGGGAGATCGCCGAGGCGGCCTTCCGCTACCAGCAGGCGGTGGAGCGCGGCGACAAGCGGGTGGTGGGCGTCAACTGCTTCCCGCAGAGCGTGACGGCCCAGCTGTCGATCCTGCGGGTCGGCCACGAGGTGGAGCGCGAGCAGGTCGCCCTGCTGGCCGCGCGCCGGTCCGCACGCGAGGAGACGGCGGTGCGGGCGGAGCTGGAGGCGATGCTGGCGGCTGCCCGGGACGGCTCGAACCTGATCCCGCCGATGCTGCGGGCGGTGCGGGCGGAGGCCACCCTGGGCGAGATCTGCGACGCGCTGCGCGGGGAGTGGGGGAGCTACCACGAGCCGGCCGGCTTCTGGCCCCTCCGGACTCAACGCCCTTGGTAA
- a CDS encoding DUF3817 domain-containing protein has protein sequence MKSTPLLAAYRALAIATGCALLIFCGFIIAKYGFDTGAQATMYVAMLHGYLYLAYFVVTFMLGQKLKWPMGRMLFTLAAGCIPFASFVAERRLMRDMAEAAAPAAAEQPVGA, from the coding sequence ATGAAGTCCACCCCCCTGCTGGCCGCGTACCGGGCCCTGGCCATCGCCACCGGCTGCGCGCTGCTGATCTTCTGCGGTTTCATCATCGCGAAGTACGGCTTCGACACCGGCGCGCAGGCCACCATGTACGTCGCGATGCTGCACGGCTACCTGTACCTGGCCTACTTCGTGGTGACCTTCATGCTCGGCCAGAAGCTGAAGTGGCCGATGGGTCGGATGCTCTTCACGCTGGCGGCCGGTTGCATCCCGTTCGCCTCGTTCGTCGCCGAGCGCCGGCTGATGCGCGACATGGCCGAGGCCGCCGCCCCGGCCGCCGCCGAGCAGCCGGTCGGCGCCTGA
- a CDS encoding MarR family winged helix-turn-helix transcriptional regulator, with amino-acid sequence MAKPLALDFDPIARADELWARRWGEVPSMAAITSVMRAHQILLSRVDAVVKPYGLTFARYEALVLLTFSRTGELSLSKIGERLMVHPTSVTNTVDRLEKAGLVSRRPNPLDGRGVLAAITERGREVVEQATHELMAIEFGLESYDEAQCREVFDLLKPLRVAAGDFAEPPAQPA; translated from the coding sequence GTGGCCAAACCCCTCGCGCTCGACTTCGACCCCATCGCCCGTGCCGACGAGCTGTGGGCCCGTCGCTGGGGCGAGGTGCCGTCGATGGCGGCGATCACCTCGGTGATGCGCGCCCACCAGATCCTGCTCAGCCGGGTCGACGCGGTGGTTAAGCCGTACGGGTTGACCTTCGCCCGCTACGAGGCGCTGGTGCTGCTCACCTTCAGCCGCACCGGCGAGCTGTCGCTGTCCAAGATCGGCGAGCGGCTGATGGTCCACCCGACCAGCGTCACCAACACCGTGGACCGCTTGGAGAAGGCCGGCCTGGTCTCCCGGCGGCCCAACCCGCTGGACGGGCGCGGTGTGCTGGCGGCGATCACCGAGCGCGGGCGCGAGGTGGTCGAGCAGGCGACCCATGAGCTGATGGCCATCGAGTTCGGCCTGGAGTCCTATGACGAGGCGCAGTGCCGCGAGGTGTTCGACCTGCTCAAACCCCTGCGGGTGGCGGCCGGTGACTTCGCCGAGCCCCCGGCGCAGCCCGCGTGA
- a CDS encoding DUF3817 domain-containing protein, which translates to MQNSAAHRLRLVSGPEGLSFIILLVGMIFKYNTSFNPVPVLGMIHGMLFLAYVAFLGLAWQKQGWDIKRVALLFVLSVLPTGGFFAERMLAKEERGELAPAAA; encoded by the coding sequence ATGCAGAACAGCGCCGCCCACCGCCTGCGTCTCGTCTCCGGCCCCGAAGGCCTGTCCTTCATAATTCTGCTGGTCGGGATGATCTTCAAGTACAACACCAGCTTCAACCCGGTCCCGGTGCTCGGCATGATCCACGGGATGCTCTTCCTCGCCTACGTCGCCTTCCTCGGCCTGGCCTGGCAGAAGCAGGGCTGGGACATCAAGCGGGTCGCCCTGCTCTTCGTCCTGTCGGTGCTGCCGACCGGCGGCTTCTTCGCCGAGCGGATGCTCGCCAAGGAGGAGCGCGGCGAGCTCGCGCCGGCCGCGGCCTGA
- a CDS encoding DUF2127 domain-containing protein, whose translation MGKRDWNRRTCARRGHTTYAPSEPQLRARLHAATGVGDAWRCLRCGDFALGEPHGSGPAANAPLVVRGKALRDLFVLRFLAVERGLRGVLGVLIAWAVWKFSNSQDALHQLFDQNLTIFKPIADHFHWDLEHASVVDTIRKTFDYQHKTLVYVAAGVLAYSLIEAVEGVGLWLGRRWAEYLAVIATAAFLPLEGYELSEHATAVKIATTVINVLAVLWILLSKRLFGLRGGIVAFEAERHSASLLEVEQAAEVAPIGAVGHERAQVGTAQAHPFE comes from the coding sequence ATGGGCAAGCGGGACTGGAACCGGCGCACCTGCGCCAGGCGCGGCCACACCACCTACGCGCCGAGCGAGCCGCAGCTGCGCGCGCGGCTGCATGCCGCCACCGGCGTCGGCGATGCCTGGCGCTGCCTGCGCTGCGGCGACTTCGCGCTCGGCGAGCCGCACGGCAGCGGACCGGCCGCGAACGCGCCGCTGGTGGTGCGCGGCAAGGCGCTGCGCGACCTGTTCGTGCTGCGGTTCCTGGCCGTCGAGCGCGGGCTGCGCGGGGTGCTGGGCGTGCTGATCGCCTGGGCGGTGTGGAAGTTCTCCAACAGCCAGGACGCCCTGCACCAGCTGTTCGACCAGAATCTGACGATCTTCAAGCCGATCGCCGATCACTTCCACTGGGACCTTGAGCACGCCTCGGTGGTGGACACCATCCGCAAGACTTTCGACTACCAGCACAAGACGCTGGTCTACGTCGCCGCCGGCGTGCTGGCGTACTCGCTGATCGAGGCGGTGGAGGGGGTGGGCCTGTGGCTCGGCCGCCGCTGGGCGGAGTACCTCGCGGTGATCGCCACCGCCGCCTTCCTCCCACTGGAGGGCTACGAGCTGTCCGAGCACGCCACCGCCGTCAAGATCGCCACCACCGTGATCAACGTGCTCGCCGTCCTGTGGATCCTGCTCTCCAAGCGGCTGTTCGGGCTGCGCGGCGGCATCGTGGCCTTCGAGGCGGAGCGGCACTCGGCCTCGCTGCTCGAGGTCGAACAGGCGGCCGAGGTGGCGCCGATCGGCGCCGTCGGCCACGAGCGGGCGCAGGTCGGGACGGCCCAAGCGCACCCGTTCGAGTGA
- a CDS encoding MarR family winged helix-turn-helix transcriptional regulator encodes MDTHATEPTESAAAPAADDTPWLNAREQRLWRAHLEVSKLLEYQLSRELQQHDLAINDYEILVVLSESPERRMRMTDLATATLQSKSRLSHQITRMESAGLVLRQECPGDRRGLYAHLTEQGWQTLRAVAPDHVRSVRAHFIDRFDNDQIDALYEALAPIAEHLRGLRGRA; translated from the coding sequence ATGGATACGCACGCCACCGAGCCGACCGAGAGCGCGGCCGCGCCCGCCGCCGATGACACCCCCTGGCTCAACGCCCGGGAGCAGCGGCTCTGGCGTGCCCACCTGGAGGTCAGCAAGCTGCTGGAGTACCAGCTCAGCCGCGAACTGCAGCAGCACGACCTGGCGATCAACGACTACGAGATCCTGGTCGTGCTCTCCGAGTCCCCCGAGCGCCGGATGCGGATGACCGACCTGGCCACCGCCACCCTGCAGTCCAAGAGCCGGCTCTCGCACCAGATCACCCGGATGGAGAGCGCGGGCCTGGTGCTGCGCCAGGAGTGTCCGGGCGACCGCCGCGGCCTCTACGCCCACCTGACCGAGCAGGGCTGGCAGACGCTGCGCGCCGTCGCCCCCGACCACGTCCGCAGCGTGCGCGCGCACTTCATCGACCGCTTCGACAACGACCAGATCGACGCCTTGTACGAGGCGCTGGCCCCGATCGCCGAGCACCTGCGCGGGCTGCGCGGCCGGGCCTGA